The proteins below come from a single Juglans regia cultivar Chandler chromosome 12, Walnut 2.0, whole genome shotgun sequence genomic window:
- the LOC109010049 gene encoding blue copper protein-like — MFAKELKGFMPKTKTNTKPGPPTPLNQSRSHQASGNPDSLAAMATATLGNLTAIIALLITAATAASDAPPGTGYTNHTVGGAAGWFFNGTANTSATNYSSWAATLTFNLGDFLIFNTNSNTTVIQTYNDTTYLSCTVDDAEDDDTSQYNGGSTQFGDKMTVAVPLTIEGPNYYFSDANDGVQCQQGMAFEIQVKHGLGLPPSLNQPPPPPYIEPPGPDSVQSPPVSDSQNGAFRCGANVGGVLCALLAVSVLF, encoded by the exons ATGTTTGCAAAAGAACTCAAAGGTTTcatgccaaaaacaaaaacaaacaccaAACCCGGGCCACCCACCCCTTTAAATCAAAGCAGAAGTCATCAGGCCTCGGGGAACCCAGACAGCCTTGCGGCAATGGCGACGGCGACCTTGGGGAATCTGACGGCGATCATTGCGCTTCTAATAACAGCCGCTACAGCAGCATCGGACGCCCCTCCTGGCACCGGGTACACCAACCATACCGTGGGCGGCGCCGCCGGATGGTTCTTCAACGGCACCGCCAACACTTCCGCCACCAACTACTCCTCTTGGGCCGCCACCCTCACCTTCAATCTCGGAGACTTTCTCA TTTTCAATACCAATTCGAACACGACGGTGATCCAGACATACAACGATACTACCTACTTGAGCTGCACCGTGGATGATGCAGAGGACGATGATACCTCCCAGTACAACGGAGGCAGCACGCAGTTCGGAGACAAGATGACCGTGGCGGTGCCGTTGACCATCGAGGGCCCCAACTACTACTTCTCCGACGCCAACGACGGCGTCCAGTGCCAGCAGGGCATGGCCTTCGAGATCCAGGTCAAACACGGCCTCGGCTTACCGCCCAGCCTCAACCAGCCGCCTCCGCCGCCGTACATAGAGCCTCCTGGTCCCGACTCGGTTCAGTCGCCACCGGTCAGCGACTCCCAGAACGGCGCCTTTAGATGTGGCGCTAACGTGGGCGGTGTGTTATGTGCACTTCTCGCCGTGTCTGTTCTGTTCTAA